Genomic window (Ranitomeya variabilis isolate aRanVar5 chromosome 8, aRanVar5.hap1, whole genome shotgun sequence):
CTATCAGTCAAGGTCAATTGCGGAGACTTAGTTCATGACCCCAAGAGCTTGCGATCTACCCGAGACCTGAACGCACAcgtccgccctcctgttgcttcttgCAGGGTTGGCACAGGGTCTGAGGGTGCAGCATCACTGAATCATGGGGCGCAGCGCAGAGATATTGGGCCTGACACCATGTGTGCGGGGCCGGATGTGACTAATTGAAGTGTGGCCCCTGGGGAAGGAGCCCAACAATCAGTGACTCGGCAGGATGTGACTTCAGCGGCtgcttttacataggactgcaggcaatATCACAATGCACTGCGCCTCTGCTCTGTTATGTCTGTAATCAGTACGTgcacagatatagcagagctggaggAGCGGCACAGCAGATGTGGAGCAGATGGGAGAGAAATGTTAAACTGCAGCCAAAACAAACATGAGGGGGATGGAGCGGCCTCTTCATATCCTCCTGGCAGAGACGGGGTTAACAGCATGGCTGCCATAGGTTTGGGCCTGGAGCCTCTGTCCACATACCCCGAGGCTGGCTGCTTTGTGAGGCTCGTGCCTCCGCGTGCTCCCTGCAGGGCGGGCGGGGGGAGCCTCGTGCCTCGGGGCATGTGTTCTGCTCGCTGTGCCCCCTCCTCTGCTGGCGGGCGTGTGCCAGGGATTTGGGGAGTGTTGTAGCCCACTCAGCCGCAGCCAAAACCGGCTCCGCCACATCGTGTTTCAGCTCGTCGCCCGCCCGAATAAATCTGCGCTGAGCGTCTGCATGGAGGCTGTAGGAGTCGCCCATAAGGAGGCATTATTGGGGCTCAGAGACTGGGCGCCCAGCCGTTGGGGGTGAGGGaagtaatggtgtgcactcaggtcaagAACAGGGAGGTGCTGGTAAAACAGACCATGTGGTCCAAAACGTCGTGTCCTGAAACTTACCGCACACTCAGAACCGGTATGATGCAAAATAGTTCACAAGTTTGTTGTGTTTACAATCAATGTTGCCACAAAAGAAAGCGTGCTGATAGAAACCCGCCGTTTCCACCCTCCCTTGGCGTATAAATTGTCACTGTTACTGCCTGGGTGTCCCGCGCCCTGCTGGATGTGACAGGCCACAAAGGGATCTTTGCTCCGACCCTACGTCTGCCGCTCGTAAGACAAGTAACCCCATGAACACGACCCGGGAGGGTGGACACGGTGGGTTTCTATCAGCACACTTTCTTTTGTGGCAACATTGATTGTAAACACAATAAACTTGTGAAATATTTTTGCATCATTCCGGTTCTGAGTGTGCGGTCATTTTCAGAACATGACAGTAGTTGAGGGTGGCAGGTAttggtgggctgcagcctgtgtaTATTTGGGGTCCCTGTTCTCACCTCTTTTTCCGTCTCTCCGCAGAGTGTGAAGGTCTCCGGCTCCGCAGTGTCCGGGCAGATGGATTGCATGCTCCGCGTGTTGCAGGACCTGAAACGCTCGTCCCCCGCGTCTGCCGAGGAATCTTCTGCGCCTCCGGCCCGCCGGCCCCTGAGGCGCGACATCCGCTCTTCACACCGCACCTCGGACCTGTCGGAGGCGGACTCCGCCTGCTGCGTGGACCTGCCCAGCGACGCCACTCCGGGGGGCCTAGAATGGGACTCTGGCTACTCGGAGGTGTCAGGGAGCTCGCTGCGGGGCGAGGACGAAGAAGATGAGGAATCGGTGGCGGCCCCCCCAGTCCTGCGCAGACACATCCAGCCGCCATGTTCACGGCTGACCTCCGGGGGGCTGCTGCGCTCCAGACCGGGGAGAGTCCGCCCCAAATCCACGTCAGATGTCTGCCTGGAGCAGTGGGGGGGCATCGGCGTGGGGGGCATCGGCATGGGGGGCATCGGCATGGGGGGCATCGGCGTGGGGGGTGGCTCGCAGGACTGGACCGGCTGTTTGCTGTCCCAGAGTCGCAGTCGGCAGCCGCTGGTTCTGGGGGACAACAGTTTTGCCGATTTGGTTAAGCAGTGGATGGACTTACCGGACAATGGCGCAGAGGACGAGCGGCGGACGCGCTGGCTGCACAAGCCACACGGCTTCCTGGTCAGCCTGTCCGGTAACGTGAAGAAGCGCCTGGGAAACATGTCGCGGCCGCGCGGACCCCCCGAGCAGGAGGCCGTGAAACGCTTGTCCTGCCCCCAGCTGGGCTGCCGGCCGCTCTCCGCCTATTACCACCAGTCACTGTCGGACATTGCCGAGGCGTCCGCGGGCCTCTTACACTGCCGCAGTCGGCAGCCAATCATATGCAGCGACGGACGGCTCTAGGCGGAGGCCCCGCCCCATCGGCAcagaattattattatatttttataactattttatattaaacCTTTTATATTCGATGAGACGTTTGCGCCAATTTCTGGTCGGCGCCGTCAGCAGTGTCATGTGGCAGATCGCGGAATAAGCTGAAGAGCCGGGCGGCACAATCAGACATGGGTGTGATGCCGCTGGGGTGAAATATAACGGACCGTGAGGGTCTCGGGGTCACCTGATCAGATTGTATGAGGCCATGTCATGGCGAACCTCTCATtgggccctaacggagcggagccgtgtgccaaGCACCGCCGCAGCGACCATGCACTGGCAGTACGGACGGCCTGGTGCGTCACAGCGCCCATGCTGCAAGGCTGAGTCCCCCCGACCGCACCGCCAGCACAAAACCATAGCAACAATggcgcacggctctgctccgctgGGGCGATAGGAACCCACTGAGAGGTTCGCCGTGACgcagcttcatacagtctgatcaggtgACACCGGGACCCTCACGGTCCGTTATATTTTACCCCAGCGGCATTACATCCATGTCTGATTGTGCAGCTGCCGTCCGCCTCTTTTTATGTCATGTGGCAGCTTTGTTACAGTGTGTCAGGGCAGCACTATTCTCTCAGTCCtgttggtttgttacaatgtatcggtcTGGATTGTTCACAATGGATTCAATGTAACAAACCTACAGCTGTGAGAAGGATGAGGCCTGTGCAGCTCCTGAGGATGAAGGATCCTCCGCCCTTCATCTGCACAGGGACAAATGGTCCTTGTGTTCAGCCCCAGGACCCTCAGCGGGACAGCGCCATCTTTACAGACCCCCTGTTATGTAAATGTGCTGTCACCCCGGGGGATGGGGCCCAGATGGTTCGGGGGTGGGGGGCAGCCACACCATGACACACTGGCTCCATGCGCTGCGATCGCTCACCGCGCCGGTCACCATGATGGCCACACGAGGGCCGGTCTCACCTGTTGTCTCTAGGCCGCGTGTTACCTGTGACGATCACGGACGCCCCCGTTCTGTAGAGCCGCATCCTGATCCCATACAGGCTACACCCCAAATGCAGAGTCCTCGCAGAGCCAGCGGAGCGCGGCCCGGGACACTCAGGAGCCGATTGGTCAACGCCGACATTCGCAGATTGCTAATCTGTATCATTTACTGAATCCAAGAAATCAGGCGACAAAACACAAATTGTAAAAATGGCGAAAGACGGCGCTCGACACCGAGACATCGGACGCCAGGCAGCAACGACAGCAGCAGCCCACCCCCAAGGCCCCCAAGGAATGAAGACGGGCACCGGGACCACAACTAATGGGGGCTCCCTGCTATCCAGCTCTACAGATATGCTCCGCAGGATGTAACTCCACATAGGGGCTACAGAGGAGCCGCACCCCCCGGGCGGCAGAGGACCCGCACCCCCGGGCGGCAGAGGACCCGCACCCCCTGGGCTAGAGGACCCGCACCCCCGGGCTACAGAGGACCCGCACCCCCCGAGCTACAGAGGACCCGCACCCCCTGGGCTAGAGGACCCACACCCCCGGGCTACAGAGGACCCGCACCCCCCGGGCTAGAGGACCCGCACCCCCGGGCTACAGGACCCGCACCCCCGGGCTACAGAGGACCCGCACCCCCCGGGTGGCAGAGGACCCGCACCCCCAGGCTACAGAGGACCCGCCCCCCCCGGGCGGCAGAGGACCTGCACCCCTGGGCTACAGAGGACCCGCACCCCCCGGGCTAGAGGACCCGCACCCCCGGGCTACAGAGGACCCGCACCCCCGGGCTACAGAGGACCCGCACCCCCGGGCTACAGAGGACCCGCACCCCCGGGCTACAGAGGACCCGCACCCCCGGGCTACAGAGGGCCCGCACCCCCAGGCTACAGAGGCCCGCACCCCCCAGGATACAGAGGCCCGCACCCCCCAGGATACAGAGGGCCCGCACCCCCAGGCTACAGAGGGCCCGCACCCCCCAGGATACAGAGGGCCCGCACCCCCGGGCGGCAGAGGACCTGAAGAGACGACTCCAGGAGGTGATTACTATAATATCAGAAGAGGAACAGCAACATTACACGTCACATATTATACTGCAGGACTGCGAGGGGTTAATGAGCAGCTCCAGACACATCCCAGAATCCAGTGTTCACACCTCATCCCCGACTACAACTCCTATAATTAGCAACAATTACACCCAACATCCTGCAACAGATGAACCCGCAGGAAGCGAGATAAGAGGAACAGAGGAGAGGTTGTCAGAGTCCAACAGCCATCAGTGACAACCAGCCTGTACAGGGGCTgccgaaagtattcacaccccattatagtgctcactctgtttcattgcagccatttggtaaatcctATAAAGTTCATTATTttcctcattaatgtgcactccgcTCCCCATCTACACCGAAagagaaacagaaatgtagaaatttttgcaaatgtattaaaaaaagaaaacctgagATATCCCGTGGCCATAAGTCTCCAGCCccttggctcagtattgggtagaagccccttttgagctagtacagccaggagTCTTCTTGGGAACGATGGAACAAGttcttcacccctggatttggggatcctcggccataaaggcctgactggtggaggctgcagtgataggtgactttgtagaactttctcccatctccctactgcatctctggagctcagccacagtgatcttggggttcttctttacctctctcaccaaggctcttctcccacgattgctcagtctggctggacggccaggtctaggaagacttctggtggtcccaaacgtcttccatgtaaggattatggaggccactgtgctcttaggaaccttgagtgctgcagaagttctgttgtaaccttggtcagatctgtgccacaattctgtctctgagctccttggccagttcctttgatctcatgatcctcatttggtctgacatgcactgtgagctgtgaggtcttatatagacaggtgtgcgcctttccaaatcaagtcctatcagtgtaattacacacagctggcctccaatgaaggagtagaaccatctcaaggaggatcacaaggaaatacccACTCCGTACCCACTGGATATTACAttatagtgatcctgagttacctcctgtattataccccagagctgcactcactattctgctggtgcagtcactgtgtacatacattacattactgatcctgagttacatcctgtattataccccagagctgcactcactattctgctggtgcagtcactgtgtacatacattacattactgatcctgagttacagcctgtattatatcccagagctgcactcactattctgctggtgcagtcactgtgtacatacattacattactgatcctgagttacatcctgtattataccccagagctgcactcactattctgctggtgcagtcactgtgtacatacattacattactgatcctgagttacctcctgtattatactccagagctgcactcactattctgctggtgcagtcactgtgtacatacattacattactgatcctgagttaccacctgtattatactccagagctgcactcactattctgctggtgcagtcactgtgtacatacattacattactgatcctgagttacatcccgtattatactccagagctgcactcactattctgctggtgcagtcactgtgtacatacattacattactgatcctgagttacatcctgtattataccccagagctgcactcactattctgctggtgcagtcactgtgtacatacattacattactgatcctgagttacagcctgtattatatcccagagctgcactcactattctgctggtgcagtcactgtgtacatacattacattactgatcctgagttacatcctgtattataccccagagctgcactcactattctgctggtgcagtcactgtgtacatacattacattactgatcctgagttacctcctgtattatactccagagctgcactcactattctgctggtgcagtcactgtgtacatacattacattactgatcctgagttaccacctgtattatactccagagctgcactcactattctgctggtgcagtcactgtgtacatacattacattactgatcctgagttacatcctgtattataccccagagctgcactcactattctgctggtgcagtcactgtgtacatacattacattactgatcctgagttacatcctgtattatactccagagctgcactcactattctgctggtgcagtcactgtgtacatacattacattactgatcctgagttacatcctgtattataccccagagctgcactcactattctgctggtgcagtcactgtgtacatacattacattactgatcctgagttacagcctgtattatatcccagagctgcactcactattctgctggtacagtcactgtgtacatacattacattactgatcctgagttacatcctgtattataccccagagctgcactcactattctgctggtgcagtcactgtgtacatacattacattactgatcctgagttacctcctgtattatactccagagctgcactcactattctgctggtgcagtcactgtgtacatacattacattactgatcctgagttaccacctgtattatactccagagctgcactcactattctgctggtgcagtcactgtgtacatacattacattactgatcctgagttacatcccgtattatactccagagctgcactcactattctgctggtgcagtcactgtgtacatacattacattactgatcctgagttacatcctgtattataccccagagctgcactcactattctgctggtgcagtcactgtgtacatacattacattgctgatcctgagttacatcctgtattataccccagagctgcactcactattctgctggtgcagtcactgtgtacatacattactgatcctgagttacatcctgtaatataccccagagctgcactcactattctgctggtgcagtcactgtgtacatacattacattactgatcctgagttacatcctgtgttatactccagagctgcactcactattctgctggtgcagtcactgtgtacatacattacattactgatcctgagttacatcctgtattatactccagagctgcactcactattctgctggtgcagtcactgtgtacatacattacattgctgatcctgagttacatcctgtattataccccagagctgcactcactattctgctggtgcagtcactgtgcacatacattacattactgatcccgagttacatcctgtattataccccagagctgcactcactattctgctggtgcagtcactgtgtacatacattacattactgatcctgagttacatcctgtaatataccccagagctgcactcactattctgctggtgcagtcactgtgtacatacattacattactgatcctgagttacatcctgtattatactccagagctgcactcactattctgctggtgcagtcactgtgtacatacattacattactgatcctgagttacatcctgtattataccccagagctgcactcactattctgctggtgcagtcactgtgtacatacattacattactgatcctgagttacatcctgtattataccccagagctgcactcactattctgctggtgcagtcactgtgtacatacattacattactgatcctaagttacatcctgtattataccccagagctgcactcactattctgctggtgcagtcactgtgtacatacattactgatcctgagatacctcctgtattatactccagagctgcactcactattctgctggtgcagtcactgtgcacatacattactttactgatcctgagttacatcctgtattataccccagagctgcactcactattctgctggtgcagtcactgtgtacatacattacattactgatcctgagttacatcctgtattataccccagagctgcactcactattctgctggtgcagtcactgtgtacatacattacattactgatcctgagttacagcctgtattatatcccagagctgcactcactattctgctggtgcagtcactgtgtacatacattacattactgatcctgagttacatcctgtattataccccagagctgcactcactattctgctggtgcagtcactgtgtacatacattacattactgatcctgagttacctcctgtattatactccagagctgcactcactattctgctggtgcagtcactgtgtacatacattacattactgatcctgagttaccacctgtattatactccagagctgcactcactattctgctggtgcagtcactgtgtacatacattacattactgatcctgagttacatcccgtattatactccagagctgcactcactattctgctggtgcagtcactgtgtacatacattacattactgatcctgagttacatcctgtattataccccagagctgcactcactattctgctggtgcagtcactgtgtacatacattacattactgatcctgagttacagcctgtattatatcccagagctgcactcactattctgctggtgcagtcactgtgtacatacattacattactgatcctgagttacatcctgtattataccccagagctgcactcactattctgctggtgcagtcactgtgtacatacattacattactgatcctgagttacctcctgtattatactccagagctgcactcactattctgctggtgcagtcactgtgtacatacattacattactgatcctgagttaccacctgtattatactccagagctgcactcactattctgctggtgcagtcactgtgtacatacattacattactgatcctgagttacatcctgtattataccccagagctgcactcactattctgctggtgcagtcactgtgtacatacattacattactgatcctgagttacatcctgtattatactccagagctgcactcactattctgctggtgcagtcactgtgtacatacattacattactgatcctgagttacatcctgtattataccccagagctgcactcactattctgctggtgcagtcactgtgtacatacattacattactgatcctgagttacagcctgtattatatcccagagctgcactcactattctgctggtacagtcactgtgtacatacattacattactgatcctgagttacatcctgtattataccccagagctgcactcactattctgctggtgcagtcactgtgtacatacattacattactgatcctgagttacctcctgtattatactccagagctgcactcactattctgctggtgcagtcactgtgtacatacattacattactgatcctgagttaccacctgtattatactccagagctgcactcactattctgctggtgcagtcactgtgtacatacattacattactgatcctgagttacatcccgtattatactccagagctgcactcactattctgctggtgcagtcactgtgtacatacattacattactgatcctgagttacatcctgtattataccccagagctgcactcactattctgctggtgcagtcactgtgtacatacattacattgctgatcctgagttacatcctgtattataccccagagctgcactcactattctgctggtgcagtcactgtgtacatacattactgatcctgagttacatcctgtaatataccccagagctgcactcactattctgctggtgcagtcactgtgtacatacattacattactgatcctgagttacatcctgtgttatactccagagctgcactcactattctgctggtgcagtcactgtgtacatacattacattactgatcctgagttacatcctgtattatactccagagctgcactcactattctgctggtgcagtcactgtgtacatacattacattgctgatcctgagttacatcctgtattataccccagagctgcactcactattctgctggtgcagtcactgtgcacatacattacattactgatcccgagttacatcctgtattataccccagagctgcactcactattctgctggtgcagtcactgtgtacatacattacattactgatcctgagttacatcctgtaatataccccagagctgcactcactattctgctggtgcagtcactgtgtacatacattacattactgatcctgagttacatcctgtattatactccagagctgcactcactattctgctggtgcagtcactgtgtacatacattacattactgatcctgagttacatcctgtattataccccagagctgcactcactattctgctggtgcagtcactgtgtacatacattacattactgatcctgagttacatcctgtattataccccagagctgcactcactattctgctggtgcagtcactgtgtacatacattacattactgatcctaagttacatcctgtattataccccagagctgcactcactattctgctggtgcagtcactgtgtacatacattactgatcctgagatacctcctgtattatactccagagctgcactcactattctgctggtgcagtcactgtgcacatacattactttactgatcctgagttacatcctgtattataccccagagctgcactcactattctgctggtgcagtcactgtgtacatacattacattactgatcctgagttacatcctgtattataccccagagctgcactcactattctgctggtgcagtcactgtgtacatacagtacattactgatcctgagttacatcctgtattatactccagagctgcactcactattctgcttgtgcagtcactgtgtacatacattacattactaatcctgagttacatcctgtattataccccagagctgcactcactattctgctggtgcagtcactgtgtacatacattacattactgatcctgagttacatcctgtattatactccagagctgcactcactattctgttggtgca
Coding sequences:
- the INKA1 gene encoding PAK4-inhibitor INKA1 isoform X1 — encoded protein: MQIPRRDPRPIQLSVKVSGSAVSGQMDCMLRVLQDLKRSSPASAEESSAPPARRPLRRDIRSSHRTSDLSEADSACCVDLPSDATPGGLEWDSGYSEVSGSSLRGEDEEDEESVAAPPVLRRHIQPPCSRLTSGGLLRSRPGRVRPKSTSDVCLEQWGGIGVGGIGMGGIGMGGIGVGGGSQDWTGCLLSQSRSRQPLVLGDNSFADLVKQWMDLPDNGAEDERRTRWLHKPHGFLVSLSGNVKKRLGNMSRPRGPPEQEAVKRLSCPQLGCRPLSAYYHQSLSDIAEASAGLLHCRSRQPIICSDGRL
- the INKA1 gene encoding PAK4-inhibitor INKA1 isoform X2, with the protein product MDCMLRVLQDLKRSSPASAEESSAPPARRPLRRDIRSSHRTSDLSEADSACCVDLPSDATPGGLEWDSGYSEVSGSSLRGEDEEDEESVAAPPVLRRHIQPPCSRLTSGGLLRSRPGRVRPKSTSDVCLEQWGGIGVGGIGMGGIGMGGIGVGGGSQDWTGCLLSQSRSRQPLVLGDNSFADLVKQWMDLPDNGAEDERRTRWLHKPHGFLVSLSGNVKKRLGNMSRPRGPPEQEAVKRLSCPQLGCRPLSAYYHQSLSDIAEASAGLLHCRSRQPIICSDGRL